From Nerophis lumbriciformis linkage group LG11, RoL_Nlum_v2.1, whole genome shotgun sequence, one genomic window encodes:
- the spop gene encoding speckle-type POZ protein, protein MSRVPSPPPPAEMSSGPVAESWCYTQIKVVKFSYMWTINNFSFCREEMGEVIKSSTFSSGANDKLKWCLRVNPKGLDEESKDYLSLYLLLVSCPKAEVRAKFKFSILNAKGEETKAMESQRAYRFVQGKDWGFKKFIRRDFLLDEANGLLPDDKLTLFCEVSVVQDSVNISGQNTMNMVKVPDCRLADELGGLWENSRFTDCSLCVAGQEFQAHKAILAARSPVFSAMFEHEMEESKKNRVEINDVEPEVFKEMMCFIYTDKAPNLDKMADDLLAAADKYALERLKVMCEDALCTSLSVENAAEILILADLHSADQLKTQAVDFINYHAAEVMETAGWKSMVASHPHLVAEAYRSLASAQCPFLGPPRKRLKQS, encoded by the exons ATGTCAAGAGTCCCGAGTCCCCCTCCCCCGGCGgaaatgtccagcgggccagtgGCTGAGAGCTGGTGCTACACGCAG ATCAAAGTCGTGAAGTTCTCGTACATGTGGACCATCAACAACTTCAGCTTTTGTCGCGAGGAGATGGGCGAGGTCATCAAGAGCTCCACTTTCTCTTCAGGAGCCAATGACAAGCTGAAGTG GTGTTTGCGCGTCAATCCTAAAGGCCTGGACGAGGAGAGCAAAGACTACCTGTCACTCTACCTGCTGCTGGTCAGCTGTCCGAAGGCCGAAGTCCGAGCCAAGTTCAAGTTCTCCATCCTCAACGCCAAGGGAGAGGAGACCAAAGCCATGG AAAGCCAGAGGGCGTATCGCTTCGTGCAGGGTAAAGACTGGGGGTTTAAAAAGTTCATTCGAAGAGACTTCCTTCTAGATGAAGCCAACGGTCTTCTACCTGACGACAAGCTCACACTCTTCTGTGAG GTGAGTGTGGTGCAGGACTCAGTCAACATATCTGGCCAAAACACCATGAACATGGTAAAGGTTCCAGACTGCAGACTGGCCGACGAGCTCGGGGGCTTATGGGAGAACTCCCGCTTCACCGACTGTTCCTTGTGTGTGGCCGGCCAGGAGTTTCAGGCCCACAAAGCCATCCTGGCAG CACGCTCTCCTGTATTCAGCGCCATGTTTGAACATGAGATGGAGGAGAGCAAAAAG AACCGCGTGGAAATCAACGACGTGGAACCTGAGGTGTTCAAAGAGATGATGTGCTTCATTTACACTGACAAGGCTCCCAACCTGGACAAGATGGCAGACGACCTGCTGGCTGCAGCTGACAAA TACGCTCTAGAAAGATTGAAGGTAATGTGCGAGGACGCGCTGTGCACCAGCCTGTCGGtggagaatgcagctgagatcctAATTCTGGCAGACCTGCACAGCGCTGACCAGCTTAAAACGCAGGCAGTCGACTTCATCAACTA CCACGCTGCAGAGGTTATGGAGACGGCAGGCTGGAAATCCATGGTCGCGTCTCATCCGCACCTGGTGGCCGAAGCGTACCGCTCGCTAGCGTCGGCCCAGTGCCCTTTCCTCGGACCTCCGCGCAAGCGCCTCAAACAATCCTAA